In a single window of the Natronosalvus caseinilyticus genome:
- the leuS gene encoding leucine--tRNA ligase: MSQDAQGWKSRTATAKSDGYEPQELEARWRERWAESGRYEADPDGRCSREATFVTVPYPYPNGGMHIGHARTYTVPDAYARYRRQRGDNVLFLIAWHVTGTPIVGAVERLKRGDAHQLDSLRNAFGVPESDLRNLETPMGFARYFIENHYEAGMRRLGLSIDWRREFTTEDERYSKFIAWQYETMHERGLLEKGLHPVNYCTNEEQPVTTHDIYEGEDVEFQEYTLVKFRAASDDSSGAGGEAEPGPNGEDSEPKSGNEGTVYPMATLRPETVRGVTNAFVDPDATYARATVDGEEWVVSLEATEKLALQAREVEVLETVPGTALVGTRIRNPVTDEEIVVLPAEFVDTDSATGVVMSVPAHSPNDWVALEAAKARADDLRAYGLDPEEVRAIEPWAVLTVEGYGEFPAADAVDEYDIESPDDPELKLATEELYTREFHRGELHEDYGAFAGRVIEDVREELDAHYREQGAFHAMYDFAETVVCRCGGRVEVAEQDTWFLRYDDAAWREKAHRAVANLDAIPENTREQYDHTIEWLEEWPCIRNYGLGTKLPWDDAFVIEPLSDSTIYTAYYTVAHRIRDVPVEDLTREFFDTLLLGPESVDEPDERALDLREEFEYWYPVDYRCSGNDLISNHLTFFLSHHAELFEQAKWPRGITVMGMGLLEGESMSSSRGHVVLPGEAIDRYGADTVRFFLLNSAEPWQDYDWRAEAVAAARDQLERFWNRAVDLIEGPAGERGLERIDRWLLAHLQETVREVTDAMDRFETRNASQTAFYRFEERLKWYRRRADLDRPGARWTLRTVLETRLRLLAPVIPFAANELHERLTGEPAEDVPWPEPVPEFEDSSVIAEERLVTALVDDVRDIVDVTDTDPETIRVYVAADWKREVFETVVETGPDQGAVMEQVMQRPALRERGETVNDLVGDLVSFVRERENAALETLAGIDERAVYEASADFLETEFDADVVIDAEDADPIDSASKASQARPFRPAIYLE, translated from the coding sequence GTGAGCCAGGACGCTCAAGGGTGGAAATCCCGAACAGCCACTGCTAAGAGCGATGGCTACGAGCCACAGGAACTCGAGGCGCGCTGGCGCGAACGGTGGGCGGAGTCGGGTCGGTACGAGGCCGATCCGGACGGCCGCTGTTCGAGAGAAGCGACGTTCGTGACCGTCCCCTACCCGTACCCGAACGGCGGCATGCACATCGGGCACGCGCGCACGTACACCGTCCCCGACGCGTACGCCCGCTACCGGCGTCAGCGGGGCGACAACGTCCTCTTCCTCATTGCGTGGCACGTCACCGGCACGCCCATCGTCGGCGCCGTCGAGCGACTGAAGCGCGGCGACGCCCACCAGCTCGACAGCCTGCGAAACGCCTTCGGGGTGCCCGAGTCCGACCTCCGGAACCTCGAGACGCCGATGGGATTCGCCCGGTACTTCATCGAGAACCATTACGAGGCGGGGATGCGCCGCCTCGGGCTGTCGATCGACTGGCGCCGGGAGTTTACCACCGAAGACGAGCGCTATTCGAAGTTCATCGCCTGGCAGTACGAGACCATGCACGAGCGCGGCCTCCTCGAGAAGGGGCTGCACCCGGTGAACTACTGTACGAACGAGGAGCAGCCGGTCACGACCCACGACATCTACGAGGGCGAGGACGTCGAGTTCCAGGAGTACACGTTGGTGAAATTCCGCGCCGCGAGCGACGACTCGAGCGGAGCGGGCGGCGAGGCGGAACCGGGACCGAACGGTGAGGATTCCGAACCGAAATCGGGGAACGAGGGCACCGTCTACCCGATGGCGACCCTGCGCCCCGAGACCGTTCGCGGGGTCACGAACGCCTTCGTCGACCCCGACGCGACCTACGCTCGAGCGACCGTGGACGGCGAGGAGTGGGTCGTCTCCCTCGAGGCGACCGAGAAACTCGCGTTGCAGGCGCGCGAGGTCGAGGTGCTCGAGACCGTTCCGGGCACCGCGCTGGTCGGCACCCGTATCCGGAACCCCGTCACCGACGAGGAAATCGTCGTCCTTCCGGCCGAGTTCGTGGACACCGACAGCGCCACCGGCGTCGTCATGTCCGTCCCCGCCCACTCGCCCAACGACTGGGTGGCGCTCGAGGCGGCGAAAGCCCGTGCCGACGACCTGAGAGCCTACGGTCTCGACCCCGAAGAGGTTCGAGCCATCGAACCGTGGGCCGTCCTGACCGTCGAGGGCTACGGCGAGTTCCCCGCGGCGGACGCCGTCGACGAGTACGACATCGAGTCTCCGGACGATCCCGAACTCAAGCTGGCGACCGAGGAGCTGTACACCCGCGAGTTCCACCGGGGCGAACTGCACGAGGACTACGGGGCGTTCGCCGGCAGGGTGATCGAGGACGTCCGCGAGGAACTCGACGCGCACTACCGAGAGCAGGGGGCTTTCCACGCGATGTACGACTTCGCCGAGACGGTCGTCTGTCGCTGCGGCGGACGCGTCGAGGTCGCCGAACAGGACACCTGGTTCCTGCGGTACGACGACGCGGCCTGGCGCGAGAAGGCCCACCGGGCCGTCGCGAACCTGGACGCGATCCCCGAGAACACCCGCGAGCAGTACGATCACACGATCGAGTGGCTCGAGGAGTGGCCCTGCATCCGCAACTACGGACTCGGGACGAAACTGCCGTGGGACGACGCGTTCGTCATCGAACCGCTGTCGGACTCGACGATCTACACGGCGTACTACACCGTCGCCCACCGGATCCGAGACGTCCCGGTCGAGGACCTGACGCGGGAGTTCTTCGATACGCTCTTGCTGGGTCCGGAGTCCGTCGACGAGCCCGACGAGCGCGCCCTGGACCTGCGCGAGGAGTTCGAGTACTGGTACCCCGTCGACTACCGGTGTTCGGGCAACGACCTGATCTCGAATCACCTGACATTTTTCCTCTCCCACCACGCCGAGCTGTTCGAGCAGGCGAAGTGGCCGCGGGGAATCACCGTCATGGGTATGGGCCTGCTCGAGGGCGAGTCGATGAGTTCCTCGCGGGGACACGTCGTGCTCCCCGGCGAGGCTATCGACCGCTACGGGGCCGACACCGTGCGCTTCTTCCTGCTCAACAGCGCCGAACCCTGGCAGGACTACGACTGGCGGGCCGAGGCCGTCGCCGCGGCGCGCGATCAACTCGAGCGTTTCTGGAACCGCGCCGTGGACCTGATCGAGGGACCGGCAGGCGAACGGGGCCTCGAGCGTATCGATCGCTGGCTCCTCGCCCACCTGCAGGAGACGGTTCGCGAGGTCACCGACGCGATGGACCGCTTCGAGACCCGGAACGCCAGCCAGACGGCCTTCTACCGCTTCGAGGAACGACTGAAGTGGTATCGCCGCCGGGCGGACCTCGACCGCCCGGGCGCACGATGGACCCTTCGTACTGTCCTCGAGACGCGACTGCGCCTGCTCGCGCCCGTCATCCCGTTCGCGGCGAACGAACTCCACGAGCGCCTGACGGGCGAACCAGCCGAGGACGTGCCGTGGCCCGAGCCAGTGCCCGAGTTCGAGGACTCGAGTGTCATCGCCGAGGAACGGCTGGTAACGGCGCTGGTCGATGACGTTCGCGACATCGTCGACGTGACCGACACCGACCCCGAGACGATTCGCGTCTACGTCGCGGCCGACTGGAAACGCGAGGTGTTCGAGACGGTCGTGGAAACCGGCCCGGACCAGGGAGCCGTGATGGAGCAGGTCATGCAACGTCCAGCCCTTCGGGAGCGAGGGGAGACGGTCAACGACCTCGTGGGCGACCTCGTCTCGTTCGTCCGCGAGCGCGAGAACGCTGCACTCGAGACGCTCGCCGGGATCGACGAACGGGCCGTCTACGAAGCGTCCGCGGACTTCCTCGAGACCGAGTTCGACGCCGACGTCGTAATCGACGCCGAGGACGCCGATCCGATCGATTCCGCCAGCAAAGCGAGCCAGGCCCGACCGTTCCGCCCGGCAATCTACCTCGAGTAG
- the lpdA gene encoding dihydrolipoyl dehydrogenase, with product MVVGDISTGTDVLVIGAGPAGYVAAIRAGQLDLDVTLVEKEAYGGTCLNHGCIPSKALITASDLAHEAGNAEEMGIHADPAIDLEGMVSWKDGVVDQLTGGVEKLCKANGVNLMEGVAHFDGENTVRVSHGGEGQGSESIDFEHAIVATGSRPIEIPNFSYDDDPVLNSRQALALDSVPDSLVVVGAGYIGMELATVFAKLGTDVTVVEMLDEALNGFDPDLARPVKKRAKDLGIDFHFEYGASRWSEHGNGIRVEATAEDGEDTLEIDAEKVLVAVGRAPVSDTLELEAAGIETDKRGFIPTDDRGRTNVEHVFAVGDVAGEPMLAHAGSKEGQVAAEVIAGEPSALDYQAMPAAVFTDPEIGTVGMTEMEAEEMGFETVSGKFPFQASGRALTTGHTDGFVKIVADEDAGFVLGAQIVGPEASELIAELGLAIELGATLEDVVSTIHTHPTLSEAVMEAAENALGHAIHTLNR from the coding sequence ATGGTCGTCGGAGACATTTCGACTGGAACGGACGTACTCGTTATCGGTGCGGGCCCAGCAGGCTACGTGGCCGCGATTCGGGCCGGCCAACTCGACCTCGACGTCACGCTCGTCGAGAAGGAGGCCTACGGGGGAACCTGCCTCAACCACGGCTGTATCCCCTCGAAGGCGCTCATCACCGCCAGCGACCTGGCCCACGAGGCCGGCAACGCCGAGGAGATGGGCATCCACGCCGACCCGGCCATCGACCTCGAGGGGATGGTCTCCTGGAAGGACGGCGTCGTCGATCAGCTCACGGGGGGCGTCGAGAAGCTCTGTAAGGCCAACGGGGTCAACCTCATGGAGGGCGTCGCCCACTTCGACGGCGAGAACACGGTCCGCGTCTCCCACGGCGGCGAGGGGCAGGGCAGCGAATCCATCGACTTCGAGCATGCGATCGTCGCGACCGGCTCTCGCCCGATCGAGATCCCAAACTTCTCCTACGACGACGACCCCGTGCTCAACTCGCGGCAGGCCCTCGCGCTCGACTCGGTCCCCGACTCGCTGGTCGTCGTCGGCGCCGGCTACATCGGGATGGAACTGGCGACCGTCTTCGCGAAACTCGGCACCGACGTGACGGTCGTCGAGATGCTCGACGAAGCGCTCAACGGCTTCGATCCCGACCTCGCTCGTCCGGTTAAAAAGCGCGCGAAAGACCTCGGGATCGACTTCCACTTCGAGTACGGAGCCTCCCGCTGGAGCGAGCACGGCAATGGCATTCGCGTCGAGGCCACCGCCGAAGACGGCGAAGACACGCTCGAGATCGACGCCGAGAAGGTCCTCGTGGCTGTCGGCCGGGCGCCGGTCTCCGATACGCTCGAACTCGAGGCCGCCGGCATCGAAACCGACAAACGGGGCTTCATCCCGACCGACGACCGCGGCCGGACGAACGTCGAGCACGTCTTCGCCGTCGGCGACGTCGCCGGCGAACCGATGCTCGCCCACGCCGGCAGCAAGGAGGGCCAGGTCGCCGCCGAGGTCATCGCCGGCGAGCCCTCGGCGCTCGACTACCAGGCGATGCCCGCGGCCGTCTTCACCGACCCCGAGATCGGCACCGTCGGCATGACCGAGATGGAGGCCGAGGAGATGGGATTCGAGACGGTCTCCGGGAAGTTCCCGTTCCAGGCCAGTGGCCGTGCGCTCACCACGGGCCACACCGACGGCTTCGTCAAGATCGTCGCCGACGAGGACGCCGGGTTCGTCCTCGGTGCCCAGATCGTCGGCCCCGAGGCCTCCGAACTGATCGCCGAACTCGGCCTCGCCATCGAACTCGGAGCCACCCTCGAGGACGTCGTGTCCACGATTCACACCCACCCGACGCTCTCGGAAGCCGTGATGGAAGCCGCCGAGAACGCGCTCGGACACGCGATTCACACGCTGAACCGGTAA
- a CDS encoding YqjF family protein, which yields MTEQRILHPDSTTAETEPASLPWLPHPFSMVWREGAFLHWPIDPDRLRPHVPDRFDLETFEDRAWLSIVPFVLARAGVRDTPSAMRVTRPELNLRTYVRYRDVSGLYFFSIDIDGPLLAFLARRGLDVPCFNARQRVDGTDGRVGFSSERDDPSGGLARFDAEYRPIAPPTRARLDSLTHWLTERRRMLVPYGDRTLVAEIAHEPWSLAPAEVTIHENDLFEAADVPTPAGDPLAHYCERLEITGSIPRFL from the coding sequence ATGACCGAACAGCGAATCCTTCACCCTGATTCGACGACTGCCGAGACGGAGCCAGCGTCCCTCCCGTGGCTACCACACCCCTTCTCGATGGTGTGGCGCGAGGGGGCCTTCCTCCACTGGCCCATCGACCCGGACCGCCTCCGGCCGCACGTTCCCGATCGGTTCGACCTCGAGACTTTCGAGGATCGGGCCTGGCTCTCGATCGTCCCGTTCGTCCTCGCTCGAGCGGGCGTTCGAGACACGCCGAGCGCGATGCGCGTCACGCGTCCCGAACTCAACCTTCGAACGTACGTTCGTTACCGGGACGTCTCCGGGCTGTACTTCTTTAGTATCGACATCGACGGCCCGTTGCTGGCGTTCCTCGCTCGGAGGGGGCTCGACGTCCCCTGCTTCAACGCCCGCCAGCGCGTCGACGGCACCGACGGCCGGGTCGGGTTCTCGAGCGAGCGCGACGACCCGAGTGGGGGCCTCGCGCGCTTCGACGCGGAGTACCGACCGATCGCGCCCCCGACTCGCGCGAGACTCGACTCGCTTACCCACTGGCTCACCGAACGCCGACGGATGCTCGTCCCCTACGGCGATCGAACGCTCGTCGCCGAAATCGCCCACGAACCCTGGTCGCTCGCCCCGGCGGAGGTGACGATCCACGAGAACGACCTGTTCGAGGCGGCGGACGTGCCGACGCCCGCCGGCGACCCGCTCGCTCACTACTGCGAGCGACTCGAGATAACGGGGTCGATTCCGCGGTTCCTTTGA
- the ilvA gene encoding threonine ammonia-lyase — MVEVRFEDVLAARERFDDESVVRETPLESNRSLSGMADATVFLKMEHLQRTGSFKTRGAYNKLVQVAEEGTVDRVVAASAGNHAQGVALAATKTGLESTIVMPKNAPQAKVNATRSYGGDVELHGNDFQAAMAHAKTLTEAENVGFVHAYDDPDIVAGQGTLGLEIHEALPEVDTVIVPIGGGGMIGGIATALAGLDPEIRVVGVQADSAATVPDSLDKGFPQEIDDPNTIADGIATGGISELTFEIIREHVDEVVTVTDDQIAQSTLVLLERAKQLVEGAGAASVAALLSPDLDVSGETVVPVLGGGNIDISMLQTVLEHALTDRDQLLRLQVRIADQPGKMEEISGVISDLGANIRTVRHDRAVGDLRVGEAYLVFQVVTSGREHAREVLDAIESRGYDATRVD; from the coding sequence ATGGTCGAGGTCCGTTTCGAAGACGTGCTGGCGGCCCGGGAACGCTTCGACGACGAGTCGGTCGTTCGCGAGACGCCGCTCGAGTCCAACCGATCGCTGAGCGGAATGGCCGACGCGACGGTGTTCCTGAAGATGGAACACCTCCAGCGGACGGGCTCGTTCAAGACGCGCGGCGCCTACAACAAGCTCGTCCAGGTGGCCGAGGAGGGCACCGTCGACCGCGTCGTCGCCGCCAGTGCGGGCAACCACGCCCAGGGGGTGGCTCTCGCCGCGACCAAGACGGGCCTCGAGTCGACCATCGTCATGCCGAAGAACGCGCCGCAGGCGAAGGTCAACGCGACCCGGAGCTACGGCGGCGACGTCGAACTCCACGGCAACGACTTCCAGGCGGCGATGGCCCACGCGAAGACGCTCACCGAAGCCGAGAACGTCGGCTTCGTCCACGCTTACGACGATCCCGACATCGTCGCCGGGCAGGGGACGCTGGGACTCGAGATCCACGAGGCGCTCCCCGAGGTCGATACCGTCATCGTGCCGATCGGCGGCGGCGGCATGATCGGCGGCATCGCTACCGCCCTCGCCGGCCTCGACCCCGAAATCCGCGTCGTCGGCGTACAGGCGGATTCCGCCGCGACGGTGCCCGACAGCCTCGACAAGGGCTTCCCACAGGAAATCGACGACCCGAACACCATCGCCGACGGGATCGCCACGGGCGGCATCTCGGAACTCACCTTCGAGATCATCCGCGAGCACGTCGACGAGGTCGTCACCGTCACCGACGACCAGATCGCCCAGAGCACGCTCGTCCTCCTCGAGCGAGCCAAACAGCTCGTCGAGGGGGCCGGCGCGGCATCGGTCGCAGCGCTGCTCTCTCCCGACCTCGACGTCAGCGGCGAAACCGTCGTTCCGGTGCTCGGCGGCGGCAACATCGACATCTCCATGCTCCAGACGGTCCTCGAGCACGCGCTGACCGACCGCGACCAGCTGTTGCGACTGCAGGTCCGCATCGCCGACCAGCCCGGCAAGATGGAGGAAATTTCGGGCGTCATCTCGGATCTCGGTGCGAACATCCGGACGGTCCGTCACGACCGGGCCGTCGGCGATCTCCGGGTCGGGGAGGCCTACCTCGTCTTCCAGGTCGTCACCAGCGGCCGCGAACACGCCAGGGAGGTCCTCGACGCGATCGAATCTCGTGGGTACGACGCCACTCGAGTCGACTGA